One window from the genome of Candidatus Caccoplasma merdavium encodes:
- a CDS encoding ABC transporter ATP-binding protein: MNAERPVIECRNLTHYYGKKLVYENLNIVVPEGHIMGLLGKNGAGKSTTINILNGFLEPRSGQCLIYGEDTQNLSPETKKRIGYLIEGHIQYSFMNVHQIEKFYSGFYDNWNRDAYWSLINRLKITPRQKISTMSCGQRAQVALGLILAQDPDLLILDDFSLGLDPGYRRLFIDYMREYCKSQHKTVFLTSHIIQDMERLIDDVIIMDYNRMLVQGPVKDFTDRFKGFAFDLDRDDVTFGKDEAANVEHINNHYEFYTYDDETAVKALLDAKGLAYRNFSRMNLTLEDAFIGLTGKY, from the coding sequence ATGAACGCAGAACGTCCTGTCATCGAATGTAGGAATCTCACCCATTACTACGGGAAGAAACTCGTCTACGAAAATCTGAACATCGTCGTTCCCGAAGGCCACATCATGGGCCTGCTGGGAAAGAACGGCGCCGGGAAAAGCACCACGATAAACATTCTCAACGGCTTTCTCGAACCCCGCTCGGGCCAATGCCTCATCTACGGCGAAGACACGCAGAACCTCTCGCCCGAGACCAAGAAACGCATCGGATACCTCATCGAGGGGCACATCCAGTATAGCTTCATGAACGTACACCAGATAGAGAAATTCTACTCCGGATTCTACGACAACTGGAACCGCGACGCCTACTGGTCACTGATAAACCGCCTGAAAATCACCCCCCGCCAGAAAATATCGACCATGTCGTGCGGACAACGTGCTCAGGTGGCCCTCGGCCTTATCCTCGCCCAGGATCCCGACCTGCTCATTCTCGACGACTTCTCGCTCGGTCTCGACCCGGGTTACCGCCGCCTCTTCATCGACTACATGAGAGAGTACTGCAAGAGCCAGCACAAGACCGTGTTCCTCACCTCGCACATCATTCAAGACATGGAACGCCTCATCGACGACGTCATCATCATGGACTACAACCGCATGCTGGTGCAAGGGCCCGTCAAGGACTTTACCGACCGCTTCAAGGGCTTCGCCTTCGACCTCGACCGCGACGACGTGACCTTCGGCAAAGACGAGGCGGCCAACGTCGAACACATCAACAACCACTACGAGTTCTACACCTACGACGACGAGACGGCCGTCAAGGCCCTGCTCGATGCCAAAGGGCTCGCCTACCGCAACTTCTCGCGCATGAACCTCACGCTCGAAGACGCATTCATAGGTCTCACCGGTAAATACTAA
- a CDS encoding RagB/SusD family nutrient uptake outer membrane protein → MKNVNLNISHLLASLLLTASFSACAWLDVGSNSEIDGDEMFLNTDGYYTAITGIYVNMGNSDIYGGLLPLAALEPLTQQYTQPDNDPDRQKWGQYDYTTDGAKTFIDAVWGTMYNTIVNDNLLIENLQKEDCPPFDEGVREILTGEALGLRAYMFFDLLRIYNTAYSVDPTCRNVPLKKDFGFALGEQATTAQALDYLVEELTMARQLLKEHDPIITGIASTNKYVNYDRRFRMNYYAATALLARIELYRGNYAQACAYAEEVIACPTFRFIEEEEIIETDIYGKEQKIDRLFMPEMIFTLGNENILGISQAYYESLGGDFVKSGACYESGDLRRNWLYTNPSANNKINLIRYQRSTLAEDAHLYDTPAVPMLKLGEMYLIAAEAALNDPSCSSRSAADWLNTLKSHRNTTLLPTGADNSAVETQLTREYICEFKGEGQLFFYYKRRNAQAIDDGYYTGNTVKMSTANYTWPLPEYEQDFGYGAQ, encoded by the coding sequence ATGAAAAACGTCAACCTCAACATATCACACCTGCTGGCCTCGCTGCTACTGACGGCCTCGTTCTCGGCCTGCGCTTGGCTCGACGTGGGCAGCAACTCCGAAATCGACGGCGACGAGATGTTTCTCAACACCGACGGCTACTACACGGCCATCACGGGTATCTATGTCAATATGGGCAACTCCGACATCTACGGCGGCCTCCTGCCGCTCGCGGCCCTCGAACCGCTCACCCAGCAGTACACCCAGCCCGACAACGACCCCGACCGGCAGAAGTGGGGCCAGTACGACTACACCACCGACGGCGCCAAAACCTTCATCGACGCCGTATGGGGTACAATGTACAACACGATTGTCAACGACAACCTGCTCATCGAAAACCTGCAAAAAGAGGATTGCCCGCCCTTCGACGAAGGGGTGCGCGAGATACTCACCGGCGAAGCCCTCGGCCTGCGGGCCTACATGTTCTTCGACCTGCTACGTATCTACAACACGGCATACAGCGTCGACCCCACCTGCCGCAACGTGCCTCTGAAAAAAGATTTCGGTTTCGCCCTTGGCGAACAGGCCACCACCGCCCAGGCCCTCGACTACCTCGTCGAAGAGCTCACCATGGCCCGTCAGCTGCTCAAAGAGCATGACCCGATAATCACCGGCATCGCCTCGACGAACAAATATGTAAACTACGACCGTCGCTTCCGCATGAACTACTACGCCGCCACGGCACTGCTGGCCCGCATCGAACTCTACCGGGGCAACTACGCCCAAGCCTGCGCCTATGCCGAGGAGGTCATCGCCTGCCCCACCTTCCGGTTTATCGAAGAAGAGGAAATCATCGAGACCGATATCTACGGAAAAGAGCAGAAAATCGACCGTCTCTTCATGCCCGAGATGATTTTCACCCTCGGCAATGAAAATATCCTCGGCATATCACAAGCTTACTATGAAAGCCTCGGTGGCGACTTCGTCAAATCAGGTGCCTGCTACGAGAGCGGCGACCTGCGCCGCAACTGGCTCTATACCAACCCCAGCGCCAACAACAAGATAAACCTCATTCGCTACCAGCGCTCCACGTTGGCCGAAGATGCCCACCTCTACGACACCCCCGCCGTGCCGATGCTCAAACTGGGCGAGATGTACCTCATCGCTGCCGAAGCGGCACTGAACGACCCCTCGTGCAGCAGCCGGAGTGCCGCCGACTGGCTCAACACGCTGAAAAGCCACCGCAACACCACGCTCCTCCCCACCGGAGCCGACAACAGCGCCGTCGAGACCCAGCTCACCCGCGAATACATCTGCGAGTTCAAGGGCGAGGGGCAGTTGTTTTTCTACTACAAACGCCGCAATGCACAGGCCATCGACGACGGCTACTACACGGGAAACACCGTGAAAATGAGCACGGCCAACTACACTTGGCCGCTGCCCGAGTATGAACAGGACTTCGGCTACGGAGCCCAATAA
- a CDS encoding SusC/RagA family TonB-linked outer membrane protein, producing MKTRTLYILLILLTGLFLFPAEKARAQKKTSVHLQNRPLKELLHTVQKNERLYLYVDPSVDIDKNISVSTEYSEPLTMLSQVDNTLSYRIIDNTLVVTPRKAPDNRLIGLVLDENGEPLSGVTLYGDLGKASGATLTDADGRFSLPKASCGKSLTVSFIGYEKQTLVIGSKTFFCILLKADVNELDDVIVTGYAPKAKNSFTGTAVQVKGEELRTINNTSFFDALKVFDPSFKVVDSRELFGSDPNFVPSQIDIRGQNSFPDISESNLRTETSLPVFILDGFEVDVEKVYDLDMNRIQSVTILKDASASAIYGSRAANGVIVIETRSPEAGKLQINYSLTAGLQVPDLSSYNLMNASEALEFQKAAGVFDALTEGEDPGTRLNSYNLIKQEIMSGTDTYWLSKPLRVGFQHKHSLLIDGSVKNEDAEKEGGMRYSVNLAYGQNNGVMKGSDRTTYEAGTKLLYNSKKLYVTNDLQFSMVDNSESPYGEFSSYTQALPYHREKDADGNYYRTLSLANVAPEGMSLSILAQQESPVYEAKYLNSFTEKETYNLTNNTSINWEVFSDLRIRANFSVSYGFNRTDAYISPQSFSYINSDDNSSTTPSTLYSRGKYTLRNSSSLSYKGNVVASYTRSFGYHDIQAIWGGEVSQDDYNSDGYTLTGFLGDALNYLSYGVQYELYGRPSGSESKVRAAGTFANFNYSFRNRYLVDLTGRIDGSSIYGKNQQTAPYWSAGFRWNAHNESFLKGNDHLQKLALRLNIGTTGNQNFTKSQATSLYTFLTASYGGYFGAIISTLGNPDLKGQITYNRNIGAEGTLFDNKFNFDVNYYYNTTQGNLTEITIAPSIGFSSYKTNMGDLTNQGVEFSFSYTPLRTRDLTLNFTLNGAHNTNRITRISDTLRKYNEEISKEAEEGAANVFLFQEGESMNTIYAVRSLGIDPGTGKEIFLTKEGEKTFTWSANDQVPVGVDEPILEGYIGSNFRYKGWEIGATFNYSFGADRYNYTLHEKIENVDYMVNNDRRALTERWKQPGDVARYKAINDNSVTQSTSRFVQRERLLSLTSLRVSYTVPASVLRGRNLSMLKFSVTGNEIFYCSTIKQERGLNYPYARSINFSAYINF from the coding sequence ATGAAAACGCGCACCCTGTATATCCTGCTGATACTCCTGACGGGACTGTTCCTCTTCCCGGCAGAAAAAGCCCGTGCCCAGAAAAAGACATCGGTGCATCTGCAAAACAGGCCCTTGAAAGAGCTGCTGCACACGGTACAGAAAAACGAGCGGCTCTACCTCTACGTCGACCCGTCGGTCGACATCGACAAGAACATCTCGGTATCGACCGAATACAGCGAGCCCCTGACCATGCTGAGCCAGGTCGACAACACGCTCTCATACCGCATCATCGACAACACGCTCGTCGTCACCCCCCGTAAAGCCCCGGACAACCGGCTCATCGGTCTCGTGCTCGACGAGAACGGAGAACCCCTGTCGGGAGTCACCCTGTATGGCGACTTGGGCAAAGCCTCAGGAGCCACCCTCACCGATGCAGACGGACGCTTCTCTCTCCCAAAGGCCAGCTGCGGAAAAAGCCTCACCGTCTCGTTCATCGGCTACGAAAAACAGACACTCGTCATCGGCTCGAAAACGTTCTTCTGCATTCTCCTCAAAGCCGATGTGAACGAGCTCGACGACGTCATCGTGACCGGGTATGCCCCCAAAGCCAAGAACAGCTTCACGGGTACCGCCGTGCAGGTCAAGGGCGAAGAGTTGCGCACCATCAACAACACAAGTTTCTTCGACGCCCTGAAAGTATTTGACCCCTCGTTCAAGGTAGTCGACTCGCGCGAGCTCTTCGGGTCGGACCCCAACTTCGTGCCGTCGCAAATCGACATACGCGGTCAAAACAGTTTTCCCGACATCTCCGAGAGCAACCTGCGCACCGAAACCAGTCTGCCGGTATTCATTCTCGACGGGTTTGAAGTCGATGTCGAGAAGGTCTACGACCTCGACATGAACCGCATACAGAGCGTCACCATACTCAAAGACGCCTCGGCATCGGCCATCTACGGCTCCCGTGCCGCCAACGGCGTCATCGTCATCGAGACCCGCAGCCCCGAAGCCGGCAAACTGCAAATCAACTACTCGCTCACCGCGGGATTGCAAGTACCCGACCTCTCTTCCTATAACTTGATGAACGCCTCCGAAGCGCTCGAATTCCAGAAAGCCGCCGGCGTATTCGACGCCCTCACCGAAGGCGAAGACCCCGGTACCCGCCTCAACTCCTACAACCTCATCAAGCAGGAAATCATGAGCGGCACCGATACCTACTGGCTCTCCAAACCGCTGCGCGTGGGCTTCCAGCACAAACACTCGCTGCTCATCGACGGCAGCGTGAAAAACGAAGACGCCGAGAAGGAGGGGGGCATGCGCTACTCGGTGAACCTCGCCTACGGACAGAACAACGGCGTGATGAAAGGCTCCGACCGCACCACCTACGAGGCCGGCACCAAGCTCCTCTACAACAGCAAGAAACTCTACGTCACCAACGACCTGCAATTCAGCATGGTGGACAACAGCGAATCGCCCTACGGCGAATTTTCGAGCTACACACAGGCTCTGCCCTACCACCGCGAGAAAGATGCCGATGGCAACTACTACCGCACCCTGTCGCTGGCCAATGTCGCCCCCGAGGGCATGAGCCTCTCCATTCTCGCCCAGCAGGAATCGCCCGTGTACGAAGCCAAATACCTCAACTCGTTTACCGAAAAAGAGACCTACAACCTCACCAACAACACCAGCATCAACTGGGAGGTATTCTCCGACCTGCGTATTCGGGCCAACTTCTCGGTATCGTACGGCTTCAACCGCACCGACGCCTACATCTCCCCGCAAAGCTTCTCCTACATCAACAGCGACGACAACTCGTCGACTACTCCCAGCACGCTGTACAGCCGGGGAAAATACACGCTGAGAAACAGTTCTTCGCTCAGCTACAAGGGCAACGTGGTAGCCTCCTACACCCGCTCGTTCGGCTACCACGACATACAGGCCATCTGGGGTGGTGAAGTGAGCCAGGACGATTACAACAGCGACGGCTACACACTCACCGGCTTCCTGGGCGATGCCCTCAACTACCTCTCCTACGGCGTGCAGTACGAGCTCTACGGACGGCCGTCGGGCAGCGAGAGCAAGGTGCGGGCCGCCGGAACGTTTGCCAACTTCAACTACTCGTTCCGCAACCGCTACCTGGTCGACCTCACCGGACGCATCGACGGCTCGTCGATTTATGGAAAAAACCAGCAGACCGCCCCGTACTGGTCGGCCGGTTTCCGCTGGAACGCCCACAACGAGTCGTTCCTCAAAGGCAACGACCATCTGCAAAAGTTGGCCCTGCGCCTCAACATCGGTACCACCGGCAACCAGAACTTCACCAAGAGCCAGGCTACCAGCCTCTACACGTTCCTCACCGCCAGCTATGGCGGCTACTTCGGTGCCATCATCTCCACGCTCGGTAACCCCGACCTCAAAGGTCAAATCACCTACAACCGCAACATCGGCGCCGAAGGAACACTCTTCGACAACAAGTTCAACTTCGACGTCAACTACTACTACAACACCACGCAGGGCAATCTTACCGAAATCACCATCGCCCCCTCGATAGGATTCAGCTCCTACAAGACCAACATGGGCGACCTCACCAACCAGGGTGTCGAATTCAGTTTCAGCTACACCCCGCTGCGCACCCGCGACCTGACGCTCAACTTCACCCTAAACGGTGCCCATAATACCAACCGCATCACCCGCATCTCCGACACGCTGCGCAAGTACAACGAAGAGATAAGCAAAGAGGCCGAAGAGGGAGCTGCCAACGTCTTCCTCTTCCAGGAGGGAGAGTCGATGAACACCATCTACGCCGTGCGCAGCCTCGGCATAGACCCGGGCACAGGAAAGGAAATCTTCCTCACCAAGGAGGGTGAAAAGACCTTCACATGGAGTGCCAACGACCAGGTGCCGGTAGGTGTCGACGAGCCGATACTCGAAGGGTACATCGGGAGCAACTTCCGCTACAAGGGGTGGGAGATAGGTGCCACGTTCAACTACTCGTTCGGCGCCGACCGCTACAACTACACCCTGCACGAGAAAATAGAGAATGTCGACTACATGGTCAACAACGACCGCCGCGCCCTTACCGAACGCTGGAAACAACCCGGCGACGTGGCCCGTTACAAAGCCATCAACGACAACAGCGTTACGCAGTCGACCTCCCGCTTTGTGCAACGCGAGCGGCTGCTGAGCCTCACCTCGCTGCGCGTGAGCTACACGGTACCGGCCTCGGTGCTGCGCGGCCGCAACCTCTCGATGCTGAAATTCTCCGTCACCGGAAACGAGATATTCTACTGTTCGACCATCAAGCAGGAGAGGGGTCTCAACTATCCCTACGCCCGCTCCATCAACTTTTCGGCCTACATAAACTTCTAA
- a CDS encoding DUF4843 domain-containing protein gives MKKYLYLLVALSLCTACREDVIDLYNAERPALNFAKGEFNPGTYPESYSFNAYFLGVGAGDYELQIPVRLQGTIDYDNDRLYTVRANPGKSQNAENGVQYSLSEEQTFRKGLYQDSVTVTIHVGALNTEDDYRIWLELVPGETFDAGVPDYQYVVIDFMKNLNTMPNFWSNNSKLAKIPYHPKKCEVFLEISGITDPDWTDAGGTIQLEYWINLCTQYFLENEIYDEETGNRIYFDL, from the coding sequence ATGAAAAAATACCTCTACCTGCTTGTGGCACTCAGCCTCTGCACCGCCTGCCGCGAAGATGTCATCGACCTCTACAACGCCGAGCGTCCCGCCCTCAACTTCGCCAAGGGTGAATTCAACCCCGGCACCTATCCCGAGAGCTACTCGTTCAACGCCTACTTCCTCGGCGTGGGAGCGGGCGACTACGAGCTGCAAATCCCCGTCCGCCTGCAAGGCACCATCGACTACGATAACGACCGCCTCTACACGGTGCGGGCCAACCCCGGGAAAAGCCAGAATGCCGAGAACGGCGTGCAGTACTCGCTCAGCGAGGAACAGACCTTCCGGAAAGGTCTCTATCAGGACTCCGTGACGGTAACGATACATGTGGGAGCCCTCAACACCGAAGACGACTACCGCATCTGGCTCGAACTGGTGCCCGGCGAGACCTTCGACGCCGGCGTGCCCGACTACCAGTATGTCGTCATCGACTTCATGAAGAACCTCAACACCATGCCCAACTTCTGGTCGAACAACAGCAAGCTGGCCAAGATACCCTACCACCCCAAGAAATGTGAGGTATTCCTCGAAATAAGCGGCATCACCGACCCCGACTGGACCGACGCCGGCGGTACCATACAACTCGAATACTGGATAAACCTCTGCACGCAATACTTCCTCGAAAACGAGATTTACGACGAAGAAACCGGAAACCGCATCTACTTCGACCTATGA
- a CDS encoding DUF4857 domain-containing protein, which translates to MAKIVRFLLILITIFTLSFYLPSLYQRTVEKRPLKTMIYFSEVSHDFVIARESIDSTTQEAAMLYYDTRGNLLTETEYMQLLPFNNRRKLKLMGLMPDSLDGVALTTDVLKNVKRSMLVADRSFSYGLAPLFESAPERVGVSLPDDIFRIGKKGIEFIDCTTGEVLQEKSARFARAMQAAGFEAPARDIYGIPSIIKRWDSGYFITDRNGRLFHLMMVKGAPYCRAIETGFEIKNIKCHTDEEIFCHLFDTDNRLYVLTTDYRLLPLPVETPSGRCFMTSNDFFRTYKTTEKDTSILFALDPSFGFVARYAEKIDHYDDTPEAAWERRLFPFSTMKTPGYAHFIPLPNPVRDFWITNLVCFLVWAAVKAYKRRSFRRPENIGDAIVILLTGIYGLIAVWLFPNRK; encoded by the coding sequence ATGGCAAAGATTGTACGTTTCCTCCTGATACTCATCACCATCTTCACCCTGTCGTTCTATCTGCCGTCGCTCTACCAACGCACGGTCGAGAAACGTCCGCTGAAAACCATGATATATTTCAGCGAAGTGTCGCACGACTTCGTCATTGCCCGCGAAAGCATCGACTCCACCACCCAGGAAGCCGCCATGCTTTACTACGACACCCGGGGTAATCTTCTCACCGAGACCGAATACATGCAGCTGTTGCCCTTCAACAACCGCCGTAAACTGAAACTCATGGGCCTCATGCCCGACTCGCTCGACGGTGTCGCCCTCACGACCGACGTGCTGAAAAACGTGAAACGCAGCATGCTCGTGGCCGACCGCTCGTTCAGCTACGGACTTGCCCCGCTCTTCGAGTCGGCACCCGAAAGGGTAGGGGTCTCGCTCCCCGACGACATCTTCCGCATCGGGAAGAAGGGCATCGAGTTTATCGACTGCACGACGGGAGAGGTGCTCCAAGAAAAAAGCGCCCGCTTTGCCCGGGCCATGCAGGCAGCCGGCTTTGAAGCACCCGCCCGCGACATCTATGGCATACCCTCCATCATCAAACGCTGGGACAGCGGCTACTTCATCACCGACCGCAACGGCCGCCTCTTCCACCTGATGATGGTAAAAGGCGCACCCTACTGCCGCGCCATCGAGACCGGATTCGAGATAAAGAACATCAAATGCCACACCGACGAAGAGATATTCTGCCACCTCTTCGACACCGACAACCGCCTCTATGTGCTCACGACCGACTACCGGCTGCTGCCGCTCCCGGTAGAGACGCCGTCGGGACGCTGCTTCATGACCTCGAACGACTTCTTCCGCACCTACAAGACGACAGAGAAAGACACGAGTATCCTCTTCGCCCTCGACCCGTCGTTCGGCTTCGTCGCCCGCTACGCCGAGAAAATCGACCACTACGACGACACCCCCGAGGCCGCGTGGGAGAGACGCCTCTTCCCCTTCTCGACGATGAAGACTCCGGGCTATGCCCACTTCATTCCCCTGCCTAACCCGGTGCGCGACTTCTGGATAACCAACCTCGTGTGCTTCCTCGTGTGGGCCGCGGTCAAAGCCTACAAACGCCGCTCGTTCCGCCGCCCCGAAAACATCGGCGATGCCATCGTCATACTGCTGACAGGTATCTACGGCCTGATAGCCGTATGGCTCTTCCCCAACCGGAAATAA
- a CDS encoding RagB/SusD family nutrient uptake outer membrane protein has protein sequence MKRYIRVLLLLPLVACSDWFDAVPDNENIPDKKFFGDENAFYNALVDVYTQLRSTDLYGGNLTLSMLEFMGQDLAPYDTPSSDLSRFRYDTPENSARIATVMQQMYRAIASCNKTLDEIEHTDVFFYNAGQKEIITGELYALRGALHFDLLRLFHPSVTQEPDFAGLPYMTQFGTETGAPQTSMQLLNHILDDLSQAATLLREYDPILSGWNYTNTSPGQIDNRLRTFFLNYYAVTALQARIYLYMGNYEMALERAQETFTHLQKVAAASQLFYYVVPGKYNSDFCFSREHIWGISSMPDGFTALSDTMFASRKIRVRSDLAAVFPDVNDTRFREWFTRQDDGSYTLQHKFGSSTLLSGYIYSTSGGESDLPARIPVIKLGEVALIAAEALNHDMRPDEAAEWLIELQSSKRSTLVEQLKAEGKISVETIAAAIRDEYQREFWGEGQRFFFHKRMGDTRIASYAGDSIDISNEQYTWPIPAGTISVNLQ, from the coding sequence ATGAAACGATACATACGAGTTCTGTTGCTTCTCCCGTTGGTGGCCTGCTCCGACTGGTTCGACGCCGTGCCCGACAACGAGAACATTCCCGACAAGAAATTCTTCGGCGACGAGAACGCCTTCTACAACGCGCTCGTCGACGTCTATACCCAACTGCGCAGCACCGACCTCTACGGCGGCAATCTCACGCTCTCCATGCTCGAATTCATGGGGCAGGACCTCGCCCCCTACGACACCCCGAGCAGCGACCTGAGCCGGTTCCGTTACGACACGCCCGAGAACAGCGCCCGCATCGCCACCGTCATGCAGCAGATGTACAGGGCCATCGCCTCCTGCAACAAGACCCTCGACGAGATAGAGCACACCGACGTCTTTTTCTACAACGCCGGACAGAAGGAAATCATTACCGGCGAGCTCTACGCCCTGCGGGGAGCCCTGCATTTCGATCTGCTACGCCTCTTCCACCCGTCGGTGACCCAAGAACCCGACTTTGCGGGGCTGCCCTACATGACACAATTCGGCACCGAAACGGGAGCGCCGCAGACTTCGATGCAACTGCTGAACCACATTCTCGACGACCTCTCACAAGCCGCCACGCTGCTCAGAGAGTACGACCCCATCTTGTCGGGCTGGAACTACACCAACACATCACCGGGGCAAATCGACAACCGGTTGCGGACATTCTTCCTCAACTACTACGCCGTAACCGCCCTGCAAGCCCGCATCTACCTCTACATGGGCAACTATGAAATGGCTCTCGAAAGGGCGCAGGAGACATTCACCCACCTGCAAAAGGTGGCGGCCGCTTCGCAACTCTTCTACTACGTCGTCCCGGGAAAATACAACAGCGACTTCTGTTTCTCACGCGAGCACATCTGGGGCATATCGTCGATGCCCGACGGTTTCACCGCCCTCTCCGATACGATGTTCGCCTCGCGCAAGATACGCGTGCGCAGCGACCTGGCAGCCGTCTTTCCCGACGTCAACGACACCCGTTTCCGTGAATGGTTTACCCGCCAGGACGACGGGAGTTACACCCTGCAACACAAGTTCGGGTCAAGCACCCTGCTCTCGGGATACATTTACAGCACGAGCGGCGGCGAGTCGGACCTGCCGGCCCGCATTCCCGTCATCAAGCTGGGTGAGGTGGCCCTCATCGCCGCCGAGGCCCTCAACCATGACATGCGGCCCGACGAGGCGGCCGAGTGGCTCATCGAACTGCAATCGTCGAAAAGAAGCACCCTCGTCGAACAGCTGAAAGCCGAAGGGAAAATATCGGTCGAGACCATAGCGGCCGCCATTCGCGACGAATACCAACGCGAGTTCTGGGGTGAAGGCCAGCGCTTCTTCTTCCACAAACGCATGGGCGACACCCGCATCGCCTCCTACGCGGGCGACAGCATCGACATCTCCAACGAACAATACACCTGGCCTATCCCGGCCGGAACCATCTCGGTAAACCTGCAATAA
- a CDS encoding DUF4857 domain-containing protein, which yields MTHKILHIIAALFTAAAAALVLPYFCKSSPTFFSHLYTDVVYSEILQDFIFSRYEYVDRDGQTTAYTVYRDSRGNRIDRSAVDSLCPLNNATQLAFENRFPDTICGVAVTARQAEEAVFRHRISMPALDYGLYDLVDSHSYLSQKFNTQDLLRFTATGLEFLLPESNSIDTAKTRIFDWALAESGFEAPMTRIWSPSNRTDIEQQGFFLNDRNGRLFRLSMTEGAPVAEPIARPDDKEVLLMSFGDEEDFLAIVVTTDGSSYLMPRDRASYRRLPLPSFKGKSVSLSGNLFYYFFTLDAADSTEYVVVDKSLRPVNRHTLAHPAPDRAFKAADYLLPVRITQSASSGIDLRWGDPARFLLVNVVLAIITFVLRRRQGYKLPAQLIDTLLVLLLGLCGMAGAFAIPYRRNDKKENLPL from the coding sequence ATGACACACAAGATACTGCACATCATTGCCGCCCTTTTCACGGCCGCAGCCGCCGCTCTCGTCCTGCCCTACTTCTGCAAGAGCAGCCCGACGTTCTTTTCCCACCTCTATACCGACGTCGTCTACTCCGAAATCTTGCAGGACTTCATCTTCTCGCGCTACGAATACGTCGACCGAGACGGGCAGACAACGGCCTATACCGTCTATCGCGACTCCCGCGGCAACCGCATCGACCGCTCGGCCGTCGACTCGCTCTGCCCCCTCAACAATGCCACCCAACTGGCTTTTGAAAACCGCTTCCCCGACACCATCTGCGGTGTAGCCGTTACGGCACGGCAGGCCGAAGAGGCCGTCTTCCGCCACCGCATATCGATGCCCGCTCTCGACTATGGCCTCTACGACCTGGTCGACAGCCATAGCTACCTGTCGCAAAAATTCAACACGCAAGACCTCCTGCGCTTCACCGCAACGGGGCTGGAATTTCTCCTTCCCGAAAGCAACAGCATCGACACGGCCAAGACCCGCATCTTCGACTGGGCACTCGCCGAGAGTGGCTTTGAAGCGCCGATGACCCGCATATGGTCACCCTCGAACCGCACCGACATCGAACAGCAGGGTTTCTTCCTCAACGACCGCAACGGCCGCCTCTTCCGCCTCTCCATGACCGAGGGAGCCCCCGTCGCAGAACCGATCGCCCGCCCCGACGACAAGGAGGTGCTTCTCATGAGCTTCGGCGACGAAGAAGATTTCCTGGCCATCGTCGTCACCACCGACGGCAGCAGCTACCTCATGCCCCGCGACCGCGCGTCATACCGCCGCCTGCCGCTGCCCTCGTTCAAGGGAAAGAGCGTCTCGCTCTCGGGCAATCTCTTCTACTACTTCTTCACGCTCGATGCGGCCGACTCCACCGAGTATGTCGTCGTCGACAAGTCCCTGCGCCCGGTAAACCGCCACACCTTGGCACACCCCGCACCCGACCGTGCCTTTAAAGCCGCCGACTACCTGTTGCCGGTGCGCATCACCCAGTCGGCCTCGTCGGGCATCGACCTCCGCTGGGGCGACCCGGCCCGCTTCCTGCTCGTCAACGTCGTGCTGGCCATCATCACCTTCGTTCTGCGCCGCCGGCAGGGATACAAACTCCCGGCACAGCTCATCGACACCCTCCTCGTGTTGCTGCTGGGCCTCTGCGGCATGGCTGGCGCATTTGCCATACCTTACCGCCGTAACGATAAAAAAGAAAACCTCCCGCTATGA